In the Aeromicrobium fastidiosum genome, ATCGGGCCGCCGGCGCACAGGATGACATCGGGGTGCGCGACCTCGCTCACGCCGCCCACGTCCCGAGCATGCGCCGTGCGAACCGGTCCTCGAGGTCGACGCATGTGAACGCCCCGAAGAACATGTCGTCGCGCAGCTGCGGCTCCTCGTCGAGCAGGCTCCCGCAGATCGTCCGGACCGCGAGCTGCTCGTGGACCGCATCGGCCTCGACGTGCTCGGTGTAGTAGTCGATCATCGCCTCCGGCAGCCCCAGGCGGGAGAAGCCCTGGGCGATGCGGCGCGACGGGATGCTGCTCGTGACCTCGAAGGCCGCCAGGTGGCCGAGCGCGGCACCGCGCAACCGGCGGTTGAGGCCGAACAGCGACATCGCGTTGTTCTCCTCGAGCACCTCCAGCGGCACGTCGTCGATGTAGGCCCCGTACTCGTGCCGCAGCCCGCACGCATCCATCCCGCGGGCGAACAGCTCCGCGTGCAGACGGTTGGGGTCGCCGCAGCCGTACTCGTCGAACTGCAGCTCCATCAGGGCGGCCTTGGTGCGCGGGGGCAGGCGCGGCACGACCCACGCGGTCGGGTCGGACTCCTTGAGGTGGTAGATCGACCGCATGCGCAACAGCTCGAGCGCCTGCTCGTGGTCGGCGTCCTTGTGCACGAATCCGGCCAGCGACGGACCGTCGTGGTCGGCGACGAACGAGAAGAAGGTCTCGGCGAAGTCGTCGCCGTCGGGGGAGCGCTCGGGCGCGCGCTCGCGCAGGGTCTGCTCGAAGCTCTGCTCGAGCGAGCGCCGCAGCTCGATGAGCTCGGGCTGCCACTCGCGGTCGTCGTCGACGTCCTCGAACCCGCGGTAGTGCAGCTCGTGCAGGGCCCACAGCGTGATGTGCAGGTCCTCGTCGTCGTCGGCCAGCGTGCGCAGCACCGGGGCCCACGACGGGGAGGCCGACCGCATCGTCTCGAAGACGACCTCGCTCAGCGATCCGCGGCCCTTGGGGGTCAGCACGGGGCGTCCTGGGCGGCAGGACGGACCGGGTGGAACAGGCAAGGGATGGGGGAGTGCGACAGCTCGGACATGAGGGCTCTTCTCGTGACTCACGGGAACCCGCCGGGTGCTCGACTGGGTGCTGTACGTGTACCCGGAACCCACCCCGCCAACCCGGCGTGTGTCTCAGGACCCATCGAGTGGGTACGGGCTGTCATGTGGTCGTCGTTGAGACAACAGCGCCGGCCTGGTGGAAAGCGGGCAGGGGCCGCGACAGCTGGCGCAGCGCCCCTGCCCGTGATCATCCGCACGATGTCGCAGACTGGAACACGAAACGGACCACCGAACCAGGAGGGTGATGGCATGAACGGCCCTCGGATGCTCGCCGAGATGGCGCTGGAGCTCGAGCAGGACCCCGACCCGATCTCGGTGCTCGACCGCGTCAGCCACTACGCACGACTGATCCTGGGCGCTGACGACGCCGGGGTCATGCGCACCTTCAGCCGCTCGCAGATCGAGACCCCCGCCGCGACCACGACACGGGTCCACGAGGCGCACCAGCTGCAGGTGAGGTTCGACGAGGGGCCGTGCCTCGACGCGATCACGGGTCGAGCGACCTACGTCACCAACGACGTCGTCGCCGATCCCCGCTGGAAGCAGTGGGGAGCTGCCGTGGACGATCTCGGCATCCGCAGCGCCCTCGGCGTGCGCCTCGCGACACGGCAGCGCGGCTACGGCTCCCTCAACATCTACGCCGATCGTCCGGGTGCCTTCGACCAGGACGACGTCGAGCTGGCCGAGATGCTCGCGGCGCACGCGACGACGGCGTTCGCCTCGGCCGAGAAGGCCGTCGGCCTCCAGACCGCGGTCGAGTCGCGCGGCACGATCGGCCAGGCCCAGGGCATCCTGATGCAGAAGTTCGACATCGACGCCGATGCGGCCTTCGACTTCCTGCGCCGCATCTCGCAGCACGAGAACCAGCGGCTGTTCACGGTCGCCGAGGCGATCGTCGTGCAGCGCAACGCCAACGCGCGCCCCGAGTAGCCGATCCCACGGCGGTGCGGGAATCATGATCCTCGGGGCGGGCAGCGCGCCTCCCGTCCGAGACGGGACGGGTGGGACGGGACGACTAGGAGTTGTCGGTGTCGGTCGCGGGACCCTCGGTCGCCGCACCGCCCTCGGACGACCAGTCGGTCGAGTCGCCGTTGTCGAGCGCCGGGTCGCTCTGGGTGTCGGGCCTGACGTCGGGTGCCGAGTCGTCGGTGCTCTCGGGGACGGTCGTGGTCTCGGGATCGTTCGTCGGTTCGCTCATGGCGCGACCGTACCCCGCGCCCGGTGAACGGAAACGAGCGCCCGATCAGCCGCCGACGTAGGCCGACAGGTGCTGGCCCGTGAGCGTCGACCGGTCGGCGACGAGCTGCTGCGGCGTCCCCTCGAACACGATCCGTCCGCCGTCGTGGCCGGCGCCGGGCCCCACGTCGACGATCCAGTCGGCGTGCGCCATGACGGCCTGGTGGTGCTCGATGACGACGACCGAGGTGCCTGAGTCGACGAGGCCGTCGAGCAGGCCGAGCAGCTGCTGGACGTCCGCGAGGTGCAGTCCGGTCGTGGGCTCGTCGAGCACGTAGACCCCGCCGTCCTCGGCCATGCGCACCGCGAGCTTGAGGCGCTGGCGCTCGCCGCCCGACAGCGTCGTCAGGGGCTGTCCGATCGTCAGGTACCCGAGCCCGACCCGCGCGAGGCGGGCGAGGATCGCGTGGGCCGCCGCGACCTTGCCGTCGCCCTCGGCGAAGAACCGCTCGGCCTCGTCGACCGACATCGTGAGCACGTCGTCGATGTTCTTGCCGCCGAAGGTGTACTCGAGCACCGAGGCCTGGAACCGGCGGCCCTCGCAGGCCTCGCACGGCGTCGCGGTCGCGGCGATGATGCCGAGATCGGCGTAGACGACGCCCGCACCGTTGCACACGGGGCATGCACCCTCGGAGTTGGCGCTGAACAGCGCCGGCTTGACGCCGTTGGCCTTGGCGAAGGCCTTGCGGATGGGCTCGAGCATCCCGGTGTATGTCGCCGGGTTGCTGCGCCGCGACCCCTTGATGGGTGCCTGGTCGATCGTGACGACGCCCTCCCGTCCCGACAGCGAGCCGTGGACCAGCGAGCTCTTGCCCGATCCGGCGACGCCCGTGACGACCGTCAGCACGCCCAGCGGGATGTCGACGTCGACGGACTGCAGGTTGTTGGTGCTCGCCCCGCGCACCTCGATCGCGCCGGTGGGGGTGCGCACCTCGTCCTTGAGGGCGGCGCGGTCGTCGAGGTGGCGGCCCGTGAGGGTGTCGCTCGCGCGCAGGCCCTCGACGGTGCCCTCGAACATGACCTCGCCGCCGGCGCTGCCCGCGCGGGGCCCCAGGTCGACGACGTGGTCGGCGATCGCGATGGCCTCGGGCTTGTGCTCGACGACCAGCACCGTGTTGCCCTTGTCGCGCAGCTGGAGCAGCAGCCGGTTCATGCGCTCGATGTCGTGCGGGTGCAGGCCGATCGTCGGCTCGTCGAAGACGTAGGTGACGTCGGTGAGGGCCGAGCCCAGGTGGCGGATCATCTTGGTGCGCTGCGCCTCGCCGCCCGAGAGGCTGCCCGACGGCCGGTCGAGCGAGAGGTAGCCGAGGCCGATGTCGACGAACGAGTCGAGCGTGTGGCGCAGCGCGTCCAGCAGCGGGGCGGCACCGGGAGCGTCGAGGTCGCCGATCCACGCGGCGAGGTCGCTGATCTGCAGTGCGCACAGGTCGGCGATGCTGCGTCCGGCGATCGTGGACGAGCGCGCCAGCTCGCTGAGCCGGGTGCCGTCGCAGTCGGGGCACGTCGTGAACGTGACGGCCCGCTCGACGAACGCGCGGATGTGCGGCTGCATCGCCTCGACGTCCTTGGACAGGAACGACTTCTTGATCTGCGGGATGACGCCCAGGTAGGTCAGGTTGATGCCCTCGACCTTGATCTTCATGGCCTCGTGGTACAGCAGCCCGTCGAGCTCCTTGGCCGTGAACTGGCCGATGGGCTTGTCGCAGTCGAACAGCCCGACGCCGCGCAGGATGCGTCCCTGCCAGCCGTCCATGCTCCATCCGGGGATCGTCAGCGCGCCCTCGTTGATGCTCTTGGAGTCGTCGTACAGGGCCGTCAGGTCGATGTCGTTGACCGATCCGCGCCCCTCGCAGCGCAGGCACATGCCGCCCGTGACGCTGAACTCGGCGCGTTCCTTGACCTCGCGGCCGCCCTTGGCGCTCGTGACGGCACCCGCGCCGCTGACCGAGGCGACGTTGAAGCTGAACGCCTGCGGTCCGCCGACGTGCGGCTCGCCGAGGCGGCTGTAGAGGATGCGCAGCATCGCGTTGACGTCGGTCGCGGTGCCGACGGTCGACCGCGGGTCGGACCCCATCCGCTCCTGGTCGACGATGATCGCGGTCGTGAGCCCTGTCAGCACGTCGACGTCGGGACGCGCCATCGACGGCATGAACCCCTGCACGAACGCGCTGTAGGTCTCGTTGATCATGCGCTGCGACTCCGCGGCGATCGTCGCGAAGACCAGCGAGCTCTTGCCCGAGCCGGAGACGCCGGTGAACACCGTCAGTCGCCGCTTGGGCAGCTCGACGCTGACGTCCTTGAGATTGTTCTGGCGGGCACCCACGACCCGGATCAGGTCGTGGCCGTCGGCAGGGTGCTGATCGGTGCCGTGGGACGGCGTGGTGCTGGTCTGGCTCACGGCACGATCGTCCCATGCCGATACGCTGCGCTCGTGGTCTATCGCGCCTTCTTCGACACCGTCTTCGCCTCGATGGATCCCGAGAAGGCGCATGAACGCGGCTTCGCGGCCATCCGCGCCGGACGCCCCCTCACCGGTCTCGTCTTCCCGCAGACACGTGCCCCCCGCACCGTCATGGGCATCGAGTTCCCGAACGCCTTCGGGCTGGCGGCGGGCTTCGACAAGAACGCCCGCGGCGTGCCTGCTCTCCTCGCGCTGGGCTTCGGCCACGTCGAGATCGGCACCGTCACGGCCAGGGCGCAGCCCGGCAACCCACGGCCCCGCCTGTTCCGGCTCGTCGACGACCGCGCGGTGATCAACCGCATGGGCTTCAACAACGACGGGGCCGCCGAGGTCGCGTCGCGCCTGCACCGGCTGCGTCGCACCGCGGCCGGACGCGATGCGGTCATCGGCGTCAACATCGGCAAGACCAAGTCCACACCGGCCCACGAGGCCGTCGCCGACTACGTCGAGAGCGCCCGGCTGCTGACGCCGTTCGCGAGCTACCTCGTCGTCAACGTCTCGTCGCCCAACACCCCGGGCCTGCGCGACCTGCAGGCCGTCGACGAGCTGCGTCCGCTGCTGGCGGCGGTCAAGGACGTCGCCGACCGCACGCCGGGCGGACGCGTGCCGCTGCTGGTCAAGATCGCCCCCGACCTGGCCGACGCCGACGTCGACGCGGTCGCCGACCTGGCGCTCGAGCTGGGCCTCGACGGCATCAGCGCGACCAACACCACGATCGCGCGTCCGTCGTCGCTGCTCACAGACCGTGCGGTCGTCGAGGCCGCCGGTGCCGGCGGGCTCTCGGGGCCGGTGCTCGCCGATCGGGCCGCCGAGGTGCTGGTGCGCCTGCGCGACCGGGTCGGCGACCGGCTCGCGATCATCGCGGTGGGCGGCGTCACGACACCCGATGACGTCCGTGCCCGGTTGGCCGCCGGAGCCGACCTCGTGCAGGGCTACACGGGGTTCATCTACGAGGGTCCCGGATGGCCCTCGCGGCTCGCGGCGGCCTCGGTCTGATGGCCGAATCTCCTGCGGTGCCGAGGAGTTCTCGGCCCTGCCCGACGACCACGGACCCCGATTTCGTGTACCGGCCCCGCACCCTGTATGTTTGAGCGTCGGCACGCCCCTTTAGCTCAGTCGGCAGAGCGTTTCCATGGTAAGGAAAAGGTCTACGGTTCGATTCCGTAAAGGGGCTCTGGATTCACCTCACTGCTTCGCGCAGCGTCGGGAGTCCGTGGGTTCGAGGCAGCTCGTTCCCGTGGCTGGGTAGCTCAGTCGGTTAGAGCACACGACTCATAATCGTGGGGTCGCGGGTTCGAGTCCCGCCCCAGCTACCGCAGGACCGCCGGCACTCGACACCGGCAGCTCGACACACCTGAAGACACCGCGACATCGATCAAGAAGAGGCACCCCGTGGCCAGCAAGAGCTCAGACGTTCGTCCCAAGATCACCTTGGCCTGCACCGAGTGCAAGGAACGCAACTACATCACCAAGAAGAACCGTCGCAACGATCCCGATCGCATGGATCTGATGAAGTTCTGCCCGCGCGACAAGCGGCACACGCTGCACCGCGAGACCCGCTGACCCCTCGCTGTCCGCGAAAGCCCCCACTGCTCCGGCAGGCGGGGGCTTTCGTCGTATCCCGGGCCTGTCCTGGGTCGCCGGCGGCGCGGCGCTCGGCATGACGGTCGCTGCTAGCGTCGCCTGCATGGACCTCGCCGACCTGACGACGCTGCGCCTCGGCGGCCCGGCCCGCGCCGTCATCGACGCCACGACCGAGCAGCACCTCGTCGAGGCCGTCCGGGTCGCCGACGAGGCCGGTGACCCCCTGCTCCTGGTCGGTGGCGGCAGCAACCTCGTCGTGGCCGACCGCGGCGTCGACGGCACCGTCGTGCGGGTCCTGACCCGCGGCATCGCGGTCGATGCCGACGCGTGCAGCGGTGCGACCGTCACGGTCGCCGCCGGCGAGCCGTGGGACGGCTTCGTCGCCCACGCCGTCGAGCACGGCTTCGTCGGTGTCGAGGCGCTGTCGGGCATCCCCGGATCGACGGGTGCGACGCCCATCCAGAACGTCGGGGCATACGGGCAGGACGTCGCGCAGACGATCGCCTCGGTCAGGACGTACGACCGCTACGACCGCCGCCTCCGCACGTTCGCGGCAGCCGACTGCGGCTTCGGCTACCGCCACAGCCGGTTCAAGGCCGAGCCGCAGCGGTACGTCGTCCTGTCGGTGACGTTCCTGCTGGCGCTCGGCGACCTGGGTGCCCCGGTCGCCTACGGCGAGCTCGCGCGGACCCTCGGCATCGACGTCGGCGAGCGGGCCCCGGCCGCCTCGGTGCGCGACGCCGTGCTGGCCCTGCGCCGTGGCAAGGGCATGGTGCTCGACCCCGACGACCGCGACACGTGGAGCGCGGGCTCGTTCTTCACCAACCCGCTGCTGACGCCCGAGCAGGCCGAGGCCCTGCCGGCCGACGCGCCCCGGTTCGCCCAGCCCGACGGCTCGGTCAAGACCAGCGCCGCGTGGCTCATCGACCACGCGGGCTTCGCCAAGGGCCACGGTGGCGACGGCGTGTCGCTGTCGACCAAGCACGTGCTGGCGCTGACCAACCGGGGGAGCGGCACGACCGCGGGCCTGCTCGACCTGGCCCGCGAGGTGCGCGCCGGCGTGCAGCAGGCCTACGGCATCACGCTGGTCAACGAGCCCGTGCTGATCGGCTGCACGATCTAGCCGCGTGCGCCGAGCCGTCGGTCAGACGAGTCCGGCGACGGGTGACGGCGCTGACGCCGAGACGACCAGCGGAGCGAGCGTCGACTCGTAGTAGCCCGAGTCGTCGTCCCAGAAGCCGTCGACCGTGAACGACAGCACCACGAGCAGCACGACCACGGCAAGGGCGAGCACCAGGAGCACGGTGCCGATGATGCCGAGCACCTTGCCGGCCATGGCCTCTCCGCGACCGCTCTGCGTGCCGTTGCTGGCATCGATGTCGCGGATCGCCCGCGACCCCGTGATCCACGCGAACGGCGCGACGAACAGCGGCAGCCCACACATCATGCCGCCACCGATCGCCACGATGCCGAGCACCATCGCCGTGGTGGCGCTGTGGTGCTTCGGCGGCAGGCCGCCGTAGGGGTAGTAGCCCGGCTGCTGGTAGCCCTGCGTCGGGTAGCCCGGCGGTGGCGGGTAGCCGCCGGCGGCCGGGGGCGGGTACGCCGAGCCCCAGTTGGGCTGGTGCGCGGTGTCGGACGGGTCGCCCTGCGGCGGAGGAGTGGCATCGCTCATGGGGGTCAGCCTTCCACAGGTGAGGCCGCTCGGGCCCCGTGCAGCCAGGTGTCGACGCCGGCCAGCCCGGCAGCGGCGACGTCGGACGGAGCGTACGAGCGGCGGATCGACATCCGGGCCAGCTCCGCCAGCTCGGCGTCCGAGAAGTCCTGGGCCGCGCGCAGGACGGCGTATTGTCCGGCCAGTCGCGACCCGAACAGCAGCGGGTCGTCGGCCCCCAGGGCGACGTCGATGCCGGCGGCGGTGAGCGTGCGCACCGGGACCTCCTCGAGCGTCGCGTAGACGCCCAGCGAGACGTTCGACGTGGGGCACACCTCGAGGGCGACCCCGCTCTCGGCCAGCCGCCCGAGGACGGCCTCGCTCTCGGCCGCGCGGACCCCGTGGCCCAGGCGGTCGGGGTGCAGGTGGTCGAGGCACTGCGTGACGTGGGCGGGGCCGCGCAGCTCGCCACCATGGGGGACGAGCGCGAGGCCCGCGCGTTCAGCGATCGCGAACGCCGGACCGAACGCCGTCGTGTCGCCGCGCCGTTCGTCGTTGGACAGCCCGAAGCCGATGACGCCGCGTCCGGCGTACTGCGCCGCGAGCCGCGCCAGCGTGCGCGCGTCGAGCGGGTGACGGGTGCGGTTCGCCGCGACGACCAGGCCCATCCCGATGCCGGCCGTCTTGCCGGCTTCGCGGACGGCATCGATCACGAGGTCCGTGAACGCCGTGATGCCGCCGAAGCGCGCGCCGTACCCGGACGGATCGACCTGGATCTCGGTCCACACCGAGCCGTCGGCGGCATCGTCGAGCGCGGCCTCCAGCACGAGCCGCCGCACGTCCTCCTCGGTGCGCAGCACCGAGCGGGCGACGTCGTAGAGCCGCTGGAACCTGAACCAGCCCTTCTCGTCCATCGTGCTGAGCTCGGGGGGCCAGTCGTCGGTCAGCGAGCTCGGCAGCCGGATGCCGTCGCGCTCGGCCAGCTCGATCAGCGTGCCGTGCCGCATCGAGCCCGTGAAGTGCAGGTGCAGGTGCGCCTTGGGCAGGTCCGCGACGGGGGCGGGGGAGGCGACGGCTGTCATCGCACCATCGTGCCAGCCCCGTGCGTCGGTGAGTGCCAGCCCCGTGCGTCGGTGAGTGCCAGCCCCGTGCCTCGGTGAGTGCCAGCCCCGTGCGTCGGTGAGTGCCAGCCCCGTGCCTCGGTTCGACGGGGCCATGCCCCACCGCGTACACTTGACCCACCGGTGAATATTCACTCTTCATCGTCATGCCCGGACACGGGTGTGAGATTGACTGAGGGCACTAGCTCAACTGGTAGAGCATCGGTCTCCAAAACCGAAGGTTGGGGGTTCAAGTCCCTCGTGCCCTGCGACACATGACCGCACGACCACACTGCGCCAAACACGAACTGCGCCGAAACAAGAAGTACGAAGGAGTCCCGTGAGCGACCGTCACGAGCTGGCCGGCACGTCCGGCAAACGCACGTCGCCGATCACGTTCTACCGTCAGGTGATCGCCGAGCTCCGCAAGGTGGTCTGGCCCACCCGGCCGCAGGTCATCAACTACTTCTGGGTCGTCCTGGTGTTCGTGCTCGTCATGATGGCCATCGTGGCCGGCCTCGACTACGGCTTCGGCCAGCTGTCGTTCAAGGTCTTCGCCTAGCGGCCTCATCGCCCTGCACCTGCCTCACGGCACCCACCCGCATCAAAGGATCACAGTGACTCAAGGCTACGAAGAGAACGTCGACGTGGACACGGACGACTCGTCCGACGTCGACGCGCCCGACGCCCCCGTCGAGGAGGCCGACGTCGTCGACTCCACCGAGGACGCCGAGCCGGTCGTCGCCGACGACGACGCGATCGAGGCCTCGGCCGACGACGCCTCCGAGGACGAGGCGGACGACGCCTCCGAGGACGAGGAGCCCGTCGTCGACATCCTCCAGGAGTTCAAGGACCGGCTGCGCAGCCAGATCGGCGACTGGTACGTCGTCCACACCTACTCCGGCATGGAGAAGCGCGTGAAGTCGAACCTCGAGAACCGCGTCACGTCGCTCAACGCCGAGGACTACATCTTCGAGGTCGTCGTCCCGACCGAAGAGGTCGCCGAGATCAAGAACGGCCAGCGCAAGCTGGTCAAGCGCACGGTCCTGCCCGGATACGTCCTGGTGCGGATGGACCTCACCGACGAGTCGTGGGGCGTCGTGCGCCACACCCCGTCGGTCACGGGATTCGTGGGCAACTCCCACCAGCCCGTCCCCCTCAGTCTTGCCGAGGTCGAGAGCATGCTCGCCCCGGCAGTGGAGGCAGAGGTCGCAACCGCGGCCGACGCCCCCGATCAGCAGCAGACGAAGGCCGCCAAGGTCGAGTTCTCCGACTTCGCCGTCGCAGACTCCGTCATGGTCGTCGACGGACCGTTCGCCACGCTGCACGCGACCATCACCGAGATCAACGTCGATGCTCAGAGGGTCAAGGCCCTCGTCGAGATCTTCGGTCGCGAAACGCCGGTCGAGCTCAGCTTCACCCAGATCCAGAAGGTCTGAGCCGCCCGCACCACCAGCACCACTCATCGCTCTACCGCTACAAGTCAAGGACCCGAGAAATGCCTCCCAAGAAGAAAGTCGCAGCCATCGTCAAGGTGCAGCTGCAGGCCGGTATGGCCAACCCGGCACCGCCCGTCGGTACCGCGCTCGGCCCCCACGGCGTCAACATCATGGAGTTCTGCAAGGCCTACAACTCGGCCACAGAAGCCATGCGTGGAAACGTCGTCCCGGTCGAGATCACGATCTACGAAGACCGCACCTTCAGCTTCATCACCAAGACGCCGCCCGCGGCTGAGCTGATCAAGAAGGCCGCCGGTCTGCAGAAGGGTTCGGCCGTCCCGCACACGGACAAGGTCGGCAAGATCTCCAAGGATCAGATCCGCGAGATCGCCACGACCAAGCTGCCCGACCTCAACGCGACCGACATCGACGCCGCCATGAAGATCGTCGAGGGCACTGCGCGCTCGATGGGCGTCACGACGGACTGACAGCACCACCTCATACCTGCACCACTAGTGGCAGGGCCAGCTGGGCCCGTACAGACCACGACTGGTTCACACAACTCAGAAGGAACAACCAGATGGCACAGCACAGCAAGGCGTACCGCGCGGTCGCCGACAAGATCGACAAGGACAGCCTCTACACGCCGCTCCAGGCCACGACGCTGGCCAAGGAGTCGGGCAGCAAGAAGTACGACTCGACCGTCGACGTGTCGATGCGTCTCGGCGTCGATCCCCGCAAGGCCGACCAGATGGTGCGCGGCACCGTCAACCTCCCGCACGGCACGGGCAAGACCGCACGGGTCCTGGTCTTCGCCACCGGCGCCAACGCCGACGCCGCACGTGAGGCCGGAGCCGACTTCGTCGGTGCCGACGAGCTGGTCGACAAGGTCAACGAGGGCTGGCTCGACTTCGACGCCGTCGTCGCGACGCCCGACATGATGGGCAAGGTCGGTCGCCTGGGCCGCGTGCTCGGCCCC is a window encoding:
- a CDS encoding iron-containing redox enzyme family protein, whose translation is MLTPKGRGSLSEVVFETMRSASPSWAPVLRTLADDDEDLHITLWALHELHYRGFEDVDDDREWQPELIELRRSLEQSFEQTLRERAPERSPDGDDFAETFFSFVADHDGPSLAGFVHKDADHEQALELLRMRSIYHLKESDPTAWVVPRLPPRTKAALMELQFDEYGCGDPNRLHAELFARGMDACGLRHEYGAYIDDVPLEVLEENNAMSLFGLNRRLRGAALGHLAAFEVTSSIPSRRIAQGFSRLGLPEAMIDYYTEHVEADAVHEQLAVRTICGSLLDEEPQLRDDMFFGAFTCVDLEDRFARRMLGTWAA
- a CDS encoding GAF and ANTAR domain-containing protein encodes the protein MNGPRMLAEMALELEQDPDPISVLDRVSHYARLILGADDAGVMRTFSRSQIETPAATTTRVHEAHQLQVRFDEGPCLDAITGRATYVTNDVVADPRWKQWGAAVDDLGIRSALGVRLATRQRGYGSLNIYADRPGAFDQDDVELAEMLAAHATTAFASAEKAVGLQTAVESRGTIGQAQGILMQKFDIDADAAFDFLRRISQHENQRLFTVAEAIVVQRNANARPE
- a CDS encoding ATP-binding cassette domain-containing protein — encoded protein: MSQTSTTPSHGTDQHPADGHDLIRVVGARQNNLKDVSVELPKRRLTVFTGVSGSGKSSLVFATIAAESQRMINETYSAFVQGFMPSMARPDVDVLTGLTTAIIVDQERMGSDPRSTVGTATDVNAMLRILYSRLGEPHVGGPQAFSFNVASVSGAGAVTSAKGGREVKERAEFSVTGGMCLRCEGRGSVNDIDLTALYDDSKSINEGALTIPGWSMDGWQGRILRGVGLFDCDKPIGQFTAKELDGLLYHEAMKIKVEGINLTYLGVIPQIKKSFLSKDVEAMQPHIRAFVERAVTFTTCPDCDGTRLSELARSSTIAGRSIADLCALQISDLAAWIGDLDAPGAAPLLDALRHTLDSFVDIGLGYLSLDRPSGSLSGGEAQRTKMIRHLGSALTDVTYVFDEPTIGLHPHDIERMNRLLLQLRDKGNTVLVVEHKPEAIAIADHVVDLGPRAGSAGGEVMFEGTVEGLRASDTLTGRHLDDRAALKDEVRTPTGAIEVRGASTNNLQSVDVDIPLGVLTVVTGVAGSGKSSLVHGSLSGREGVVTIDQAPIKGSRRSNPATYTGMLEPIRKAFAKANGVKPALFSANSEGACPVCNGAGVVYADLGIIAATATPCEACEGRRFQASVLEYTFGGKNIDDVLTMSVDEAERFFAEGDGKVAAAHAILARLARVGLGYLTIGQPLTTLSGGERQRLKLAVRMAEDGGVYVLDEPTTGLHLADVQQLLGLLDGLVDSGTSVVVIEHHQAVMAHADWIVDVGPGAGHDGGRIVFEGTPQQLVADRSTLTGQHLSAYVGG
- a CDS encoding quinone-dependent dihydroorotate dehydrogenase; this translates as MVYRAFFDTVFASMDPEKAHERGFAAIRAGRPLTGLVFPQTRAPRTVMGIEFPNAFGLAAGFDKNARGVPALLALGFGHVEIGTVTARAQPGNPRPRLFRLVDDRAVINRMGFNNDGAAEVASRLHRLRRTAAGRDAVIGVNIGKTKSTPAHEAVADYVESARLLTPFASYLVVNVSSPNTPGLRDLQAVDELRPLLAAVKDVADRTPGGRVPLLVKIAPDLADADVDAVADLALELGLDGISATNTTIARPSSLLTDRAVVEAAGAGGLSGPVLADRAAEVLVRLRDRVGDRLAIIAVGGVTTPDDVRARLAAGADLVQGYTGFIYEGPGWPSRLAAASV
- the rpmG gene encoding 50S ribosomal protein L33 — encoded protein: MASKSSDVRPKITLACTECKERNYITKKNRRNDPDRMDLMKFCPRDKRHTLHRETR
- a CDS encoding UDP-N-acetylmuramate dehydrogenase encodes the protein MTVAASVACMDLADLTTLRLGGPARAVIDATTEQHLVEAVRVADEAGDPLLLVGGGSNLVVADRGVDGTVVRVLTRGIAVDADACSGATVTVAAGEPWDGFVAHAVEHGFVGVEALSGIPGSTGATPIQNVGAYGQDVAQTIASVRTYDRYDRRLRTFAAADCGFGYRHSRFKAEPQRYVVLSVTFLLALGDLGAPVAYGELARTLGIDVGERAPAASVRDAVLALRRGKGMVLDPDDRDTWSAGSFFTNPLLTPEQAEALPADAPRFAQPDGSVKTSAAWLIDHAGFAKGHGGDGVSLSTKHVLALTNRGSGTTAGLLDLAREVRAGVQQAYGITLVNEPVLIGCTI
- a CDS encoding DUF4190 domain-containing protein produces the protein MSDATPPPQGDPSDTAHQPNWGSAYPPPAAGGYPPPPGYPTQGYQQPGYYPYGGLPPKHHSATTAMVLGIVAIGGGMMCGLPLFVAPFAWITGSRAIRDIDASNGTQSGRGEAMAGKVLGIIGTVLLVLALAVVVLLVVLSFTVDGFWDDDSGYYESTLAPLVVSASAPSPVAGLV
- a CDS encoding adenosine deaminase produces the protein MTAVASPAPVADLPKAHLHLHFTGSMRHGTLIELAERDGIRLPSSLTDDWPPELSTMDEKGWFRFQRLYDVARSVLRTEEDVRRLVLEAALDDAADGSVWTEIQVDPSGYGARFGGITAFTDLVIDAVREAGKTAGIGMGLVVAANRTRHPLDARTLARLAAQYAGRGVIGFGLSNDERRGDTTAFGPAFAIAERAGLALVPHGGELRGPAHVTQCLDHLHPDRLGHGVRAAESEAVLGRLAESGVALEVCPTSNVSLGVYATLEEVPVRTLTAAGIDVALGADDPLLFGSRLAGQYAVLRAAQDFSDAELAELARMSIRRSYAPSDVAAAGLAGVDTWLHGARAASPVEG
- the secE gene encoding preprotein translocase subunit SecE — encoded protein: MSDRHELAGTSGKRTSPITFYRQVIAELRKVVWPTRPQVINYFWVVLVFVLVMMAIVAGLDYGFGQLSFKVFA
- the nusG gene encoding transcription termination/antitermination protein NusG; its protein translation is MDTDDSSDVDAPDAPVEEADVVDSTEDAEPVVADDDAIEASADDASEDEADDASEDEEPVVDILQEFKDRLRSQIGDWYVVHTYSGMEKRVKSNLENRVTSLNAEDYIFEVVVPTEEVAEIKNGQRKLVKRTVLPGYVLVRMDLTDESWGVVRHTPSVTGFVGNSHQPVPLSLAEVESMLAPAVEAEVATAADAPDQQQTKAAKVEFSDFAVADSVMVVDGPFATLHATITEINVDAQRVKALVEIFGRETPVELSFTQIQKV
- the rplK gene encoding 50S ribosomal protein L11, with protein sequence MPPKKKVAAIVKVQLQAGMANPAPPVGTALGPHGVNIMEFCKAYNSATEAMRGNVVPVEITIYEDRTFSFITKTPPAAELIKKAAGLQKGSAVPHTDKVGKISKDQIREIATTKLPDLNATDIDAAMKIVEGTARSMGVTTD
- the rplA gene encoding 50S ribosomal protein L1 translates to MAQHSKAYRAVADKIDKDSLYTPLQATTLAKESGSKKYDSTVDVSMRLGVDPRKADQMVRGTVNLPHGTGKTARVLVFATGANADAAREAGADFVGADELVDKVNEGWLDFDAVVATPDMMGKVGRLGRVLGPRNLMPNPKTGTVTPDVAKAVGDIKGGKIEFRVDRHANLHFVIGKASFSAEQLADNYGAALDEILRIKPASSKGRYVKKITVSTTNGPGVPVDPNRTKNYAVDEA